GGCTAGATTGGTGAGCTCGAATCGACGAAATGGGTGATAGCGCAGAAGCTTTGGAAAAAGTGCGGGTGGACCGCTGGTTGTGGGCGGTGCGTCTCTTCAAGACGCGTGGACAGGCGGCGGAGGCGTGCCGCGGCGGGAAGGTGCACGCCAATGGCGAAAAGCTGAAGCCGTCTCGTTTCGTGCGAGTGGGCGAGCGGCTGGAGGTTTCAAAGGAGGGGATCCTGCGAGAGGTCAAGGTCGTCGGCCTGCTGGAGAAACGCGTGGGAGCCAAGCTGGTCGAAAACTACATGCAGGACCTCACCCCGCCGGAACGCTTCGAGCTCCTGCGCATGACCGCGGCTCAGCACGTGCTGCGACGCGACGCCGGGCTGGGTCGCCCCACCAAGCGCGATCGACGAGAGATCGAAAAGTTGTTTGGAGAGTAGAAGGCGAGGGCGTGCGGGGTCCCAAGGTGGCGCGAGACCTCTGGGCTCGCGTTTTCCAGCGCGAGCGCAGGGATGCGACCTACGAGCGTGCCCGGAGGTCCCGCTCCACCTTTTGGCCTTGCCCTC
This genomic window from Pelagicoccus sp. SDUM812003 contains:
- a CDS encoding S4 domain-containing protein, whose protein sequence is MGDSAEALEKVRVDRWLWAVRLFKTRGQAAEACRGGKVHANGEKLKPSRFVRVGERLEVSKEGILREVKVVGLLEKRVGAKLVENYMQDLTPPERFELLRMTAAQHVLRRDAGLGRPTKRDRREIEKLFGE